From one Planktothrix sp. FACHB-1365 genomic stretch:
- a CDS encoding thioesterase family protein — protein MLRSQSICNVFETNPFPESGPLTDTTSEKPWFDYIVRVFPHHTDYGGIVWHGTYLSWLEEARVERLRLTGLEYHTLVEIGCELPVVYLNIRYHQPVKMGMEIVVKSRILPTKGVRLPWEYRIESLDGQCLYLTAQVTLVPIDRQTGKIMRCLPPVLQASLAQLLD, from the coding sequence ATGTTGCGTTCTCAATCTATTTGTAACGTGTTTGAAACAAATCCTTTCCCTGAGTCTGGGCCCTTAACGGATACCACTTCCGAAAAGCCTTGGTTTGACTATATTGTGCGAGTTTTTCCCCACCATACCGACTATGGCGGGATTGTTTGGCATGGAACTTATCTGTCTTGGTTGGAAGAAGCGCGGGTAGAACGGTTACGTTTGACCGGATTGGAGTATCATACCTTAGTAGAAATCGGGTGCGAATTGCCGGTTGTGTATCTCAATATTCGTTATCATCAACCCGTGAAAATGGGCATGGAGATTGTTGTTAAAAGTCGAATCCTACCGACAAAAGGCGTGCGATTGCCCTGGGAATATCGGATTGAATCTTTAGACGGTCAATGTCTTTATCTTACGGCTCAAGTGACTTTAGTGCCCATAGACCGACAAACCGGAAAAATTATGCGTTGTCTACCTCCAGTGTTACAAGCGTCTTTAGCTCAATTGCTGGATTAA
- a CDS encoding ATP-binding protein has product MDLPSHRFISYFDAPEAQQLCDLAVVEQFTDQSIIFEEGEDPSFLYLVLEGQVEFKKQASFNQYQTVAVAKANDFFGEFGVLDGQPRSARAMAAGKIKLAKISRPHLMEILSNAKGKVILNLFSYIIHHLRVTTNQYVNQLVRKEKMELVGEMVNTILHDFRSPFTGIQLSSAMLKEMHPDEETEEWCDLISMQIQRMLGMAEEVLEFAKGSTVLYRRPVYVAKMLEHFEKLNRVYFQSTQVGFSVKADDDCVIYVDENKLIRVFQNLVGNAVEAFEKPGGKIVITTSKTPGWVTIAIADNGPGIPEAIREHLFDAFVTYGKRSGTGLGTAIAKSIIDAHGGKIEFKSIAHEGTTFYILLPETQPEEMLEEVAEEVKLN; this is encoded by the coding sequence ATGGATCTACCCTCCCATCGATTTATTAGTTATTTTGATGCTCCAGAAGCTCAACAACTCTGTGATCTCGCCGTTGTTGAACAATTTACAGACCAATCTATTATTTTTGAAGAAGGGGAAGACCCCAGTTTTTTATACTTAGTTTTAGAAGGTCAAGTTGAGTTTAAAAAACAAGCTTCCTTCAATCAATATCAAACCGTTGCTGTTGCTAAAGCCAATGACTTTTTTGGAGAATTTGGGGTTTTAGATGGACAACCTCGCAGCGCTAGAGCAATGGCGGCTGGAAAAATCAAATTAGCCAAAATTTCCCGACCTCACTTGATGGAAATTTTAAGCAATGCTAAGGGTAAAGTTATTCTGAATTTATTTAGTTATATTATTCACCATTTGCGAGTGACCACTAATCAATATGTTAATCAGTTGGTTCGGAAAGAAAAAATGGAATTAGTCGGGGAAATGGTCAATACCATTTTGCATGACTTTAGAAGTCCTTTTACCGGAATTCAGTTATCCAGTGCCATGTTGAAGGAAATGCACCCCGATGAAGAAACGGAAGAATGGTGTGATTTAATTTCGATGCAAATTCAACGAATGTTAGGCATGGCGGAGGAAGTTTTAGAATTTGCCAAAGGCAGCACGGTATTGTATCGCCGCCCCGTTTATGTTGCTAAAATGTTGGAACATTTTGAGAAATTAAATCGAGTCTATTTTCAATCCACTCAAGTTGGGTTTTCTGTGAAGGCGGATGATGATTGTGTTATTTATGTTGATGAAAATAAATTGATTCGAGTCTTTCAAAATTTAGTGGGGAATGCGGTAGAAGCCTTTGAAAAACCAGGTGGAAAAATTGTGATCACCACCTCAAAAACTCCAGGCTGGGTTACAATTGCCATTGCGGATAATGGCCCTGGAATTCCTGAAGCGATTCGAGAGCATTTATTTGATGCTTTTGTCACCTATGGAAAACGCAGTGGGACGGGATTAGGCACAGCAATTGCTAAATCAATTATTGATGCTCATGGCGGTAAAATCGAGTTTAAATCGATTGCTCACGAAGGCACTACGTTTTACATTTTATTGCCAGAAACCCAACCCGAAGAAATGCTAGAAGAAGTTGCTGAAGAAGTCAAATTAAATTAA
- the mutL gene encoding DNA mismatch repair endonuclease MutL, with amino-acid sequence MNLIRPLPQDVVYLIAASEVIDSLAAVVRELVENALDAHATRITISVWPELWRVQVADNGLGMDLANLKQAASAHSTSKINTITDLFQIKSLGFRGEALHSLAQLSNLEIISRPSSPSASSPGWRVHYNQQGEAIKTETIAVASGTVVTVSNLFENWQTRRQSLPSSAQQLRGIQLIIQQIALCHPQVTWQLRQGNTPWFQISPGVNAQQILPQIIKNIRLNDLYYLKIPPNYDNINEETIELILGLPDRCHRRKPDWVKVAINGRMVRSPELEQTLLTALARTCPRDRYPICFVHVHLSPDQIDWNRNPDKSEIYLQNLNVLQGQISQGIDQALRLNFDRISLPQNRIDQLIKVSEEKGKYQINSSIESNLEESAISSHNELGMIEIKAIAQVLNTYIIAEHSSGLWLIEQHIAHERVLYEQICDQWRLVALEPGIILQSLSTAQLEQMQRLGLEIDLFGEGVWVVRNAPELLAKRSDCSEALLELSLGGDLQAAQVATACRSAIKNGTSLSLTQMQTLLDQWIKTRNPRTCPHGRPIVLQLEESSLSRFFRRHWVIGKSHGI; translated from the coding sequence TTGAATTTAATTCGTCCACTCCCCCAAGATGTTGTTTATTTAATCGCGGCTAGTGAAGTTATTGATTCCTTAGCCGCTGTGGTTCGAGAATTAGTTGAAAATGCCTTAGATGCTCACGCAACTCGGATTACAATCTCGGTATGGCCGGAATTGTGGCGGGTACAAGTGGCGGATAATGGCTTAGGAATGGATTTAGCCAATTTAAAACAAGCTGCCAGCGCCCATAGTACCAGTAAAATTAATACTATTACTGATTTATTTCAAATTAAAAGTTTAGGATTTCGCGGGGAAGCCTTACATAGTTTAGCACAATTATCGAATTTAGAAATTATTAGTCGTCCGAGTTCTCCTTCTGCTTCAAGTCCGGGTTGGCGAGTTCATTATAATCAGCAAGGAGAAGCGATTAAAACCGAAACTATTGCGGTTGCATCGGGAACCGTTGTTACTGTTTCTAATTTATTTGAAAATTGGCAAACTCGTCGCCAATCTTTGCCGTCTTCTGCTCAACAATTGCGGGGGATTCAGTTAATCATTCAGCAAATTGCCTTATGTCATCCCCAGGTCACTTGGCAACTTCGTCAAGGTAATACTCCTTGGTTTCAAATTAGTCCGGGAGTCAATGCTCAACAAATTTTACCTCAAATTATTAAAAATATTCGTTTGAATGATTTATATTATTTGAAAATCCCCCCAAATTATGATAATATTAATGAAGAAACTATTGAATTAATATTAGGATTACCCGACCGATGCCATCGTCGTAAACCCGATTGGGTCAAGGTTGCGATTAATGGCCGGATGGTGCGATCGCCTGAATTAGAACAAACCTTATTAACGGCCTTGGCGCGAACTTGTCCCCGCGATCGCTATCCCATTTGTTTTGTTCATGTCCACCTTTCTCCTGACCAAATAGACTGGAATCGTAACCCGGATAAAAGTGAAATTTATCTTCAAAACTTAAACGTATTACAAGGACAAATTAGTCAAGGAATTGACCAAGCTTTACGGTTAAATTTTGACCGAATTTCTTTGCCTCAAAATCGAATTGATCAGTTAATCAAAGTTTCAGAAGAAAAGGGAAAGTATCAAATTAATTCTTCGATAGAATCTAATTTAGAAGAATCTGCAATTTCCTCTCATAATGAATTAGGGATGATCGAAATTAAAGCGATCGCCCAAGTTCTGAATACTTATATTATTGCAGAACATTCTAGCGGATTATGGTTAATTGAACAACATATTGCCCATGAACGGGTTTTATATGAACAAATTTGTGATCAATGGCGATTAGTTGCTCTCGAACCTGGTATTATTTTACAATCTCTCTCAACAGCACAATTAGAACAAATGCAGCGTTTAGGATTAGAAATTGATTTGTTTGGCGAGGGAGTTTGGGTGGTTAGAAATGCACCGGAATTATTAGCAAAACGCAGTGATTGTTCAGAAGCTTTATTAGAATTAAGTTTAGGCGGAGATTTACAAGCCGCCCAAGTCGCAACAGCCTGTCGTAGTGCGATTAAAAATGGAACATCTCTGAGTTTAACCCAAATGCAAACTTTATTAGATCAATGGATCAAAACTCGAAACCCCCGCACTTGTCCCCATGGTCGCCCGATTGTTTTACAATTAGAAGAATCCTCCCTATCCCGGTTTTTCCGTCGCCATTGGGTGATTGGAAAAAGTCATGGAATTTAA
- a CDS encoding TldD/PmbA family protein has translation MVNPILDQILQLATQKADAVEVYYLSSQNTPIEFENNRLKSLQTKARQGVALRLIHQGKLGFASSTDLTRLEDLVEAALQTSEIGAPADFELAADLHLSSPTSAFIPPATQELVEIGKNLIEQVLNYNPEILVSVGFNISRQQIQIATNQDVYAERSSQLFSASLSGNLVRGEDFLEIGCYDVASDRPLQTDRLLQDLIQKYRLAEQKATIQSGTFPIFFTPQAVARIFGGLFRTILSGQTIVQKSSPLVDKVGETLFDSRLSLYEDPNFGPSACSFDDEGTPTTAKQFIDHGTINQFYWDRQWGSKYQISSTGNGFRGGLSRPSPSLVNLCLEPGKTSTEDLIASIDQGLIVDQVLGAGQSNQLAGEFSVNLDLGYKVEQGKIVGRVKNTMVAGNIFEAFKQLVDLGNQPEWVGSSSYVPSLLFEQLGVAAKH, from the coding sequence ATGGTAAATCCTATTCTCGATCAAATCTTACAACTCGCCACTCAAAAAGCAGATGCTGTTGAGGTTTATTATCTGTCGAGTCAGAATACTCCTATTGAGTTTGAAAATAATCGCCTCAAGTCCCTACAAACAAAAGCCAGACAAGGAGTAGCATTACGACTCATTCACCAAGGTAAATTAGGATTTGCTAGTTCAACGGATTTAACCCGTTTAGAAGATTTAGTAGAAGCCGCCTTACAAACTTCAGAAATTGGAGCCCCGGCTGATTTTGAATTGGCGGCGGATCTCCATTTATCTTCCCCGACTTCCGCCTTTATTCCTCCCGCCACTCAAGAATTAGTTGAAATCGGAAAAAACTTGATTGAACAGGTACTTAATTATAATCCTGAAATCTTAGTGAGTGTGGGATTTAATATTTCTCGTCAACAAATCCAAATTGCCACAAATCAGGATGTTTATGCCGAACGTTCTAGTCAGTTATTCAGTGCTTCCTTATCGGGAAATTTAGTTAGAGGAGAAGACTTTTTAGAAATTGGCTGTTATGATGTTGCCAGCGATCGCCCTTTACAAACTGACCGCTTACTCCAAGACTTAATCCAAAAATATCGCCTAGCCGAACAAAAAGCCACAATTCAAAGTGGAACTTTCCCCATCTTTTTTACCCCTCAAGCCGTTGCGAGAATATTTGGGGGATTATTTAGAACAATTTTATCCGGTCAAACCATTGTTCAAAAATCTTCCCCCTTAGTTGATAAAGTCGGAGAAACTTTATTTGATTCTCGTTTAAGTTTATATGAAGACCCCAATTTCGGCCCCTCCGCCTGTTCTTTTGACGATGAAGGAACTCCAACCACCGCCAAACAATTCATTGATCACGGAACAATAAATCAATTTTACTGGGATCGACAATGGGGAAGTAAGTATCAAATTTCATCCACCGGAAATGGATTTCGCGGGGGGTTATCTCGTCCCAGTCCATCCTTAGTTAATTTATGTCTTGAGCCCGGAAAAACCTCAACCGAAGACTTAATTGCTAGTATTGATCAAGGCTTAATTGTAGATCAAGTTTTAGGGGCAGGTCAATCCAATCAACTCGCCGGAGAATTTTCTGTTAACCTCGATTTAGGTTATAAAGTTGAACAAGGTAAAATTGTCGGTCGGGTGAAAAATACAATGGTAGCGGGGAATATTTTTGAAGCCTTTAAACAGTTAGTGGATTTAGGAAATCAACCGGAATGGGTGGGAAGTAGTTCCTATGTTCCGAGTTTATTATTTGAACAGTTAGGAGTTGCAGCTAAACATTAA